CATCACTTTTGACCGGTTTTGTTTTGGTGCTTTCGCTCAAGGGCGGATATGGAACGAAGGATATTACGCGTTTTGATAAAATATGTCTCTTCCTTTCTCTGGGAGCAATTCTTCCTTGGCTTTTAGTGAGCAGTGTTTTGTGGTCGGTCATTCTTGCGACAATCATCGATCTCATCGCCTTTTTCCCTACGATGCGAAAAACCTGGCATGCACCCAAGAGTGAATCGCTCGGCTCAATGTGGGTTGATGCTGTTAAACATTCTCTTTCAATGTTTTCGATGGGAAGCTATTCATTCATCAATGTGATGTATCCCGCGTCAGTTCTTTTGACGAAATTTATAATAATAGGGGAGATAGTTTTCTTGCGGAAATTTAAAAAGGGGAAATAAAAAACTCCCGTTATAAATGGAAAAGTCATTGAAAAATATTCTCATCCCGTGCCTCATTTTGAGTGGCGCTGCATTGGGTTTTCTGTTACATCAAAAAGGACAAATGTTGCCTGTTGCTGTAGATCATGGATGCACGAGTGGTGTTCATCAATCATATTTAAGCGATAAGGATTTTTTTGATAATGCTTATGCTGGCGTTGTGAAAAAATACGATATGCCCGAGAAAAAAGATCTTTTGGGTGTTTTTGTAAATCATCATCTCCTCGCTCCGGCAATTATTGCGGACACGATGAACACTGTCGCGAGCGATGCTCCGATAGATATTCTTCTTGTTAGCCCAAATCACTTTTCAGCTGGTAATGGGCAGATTATTTCTTCTATTGATAACTGGGATACGCCATACGGAAACTTAAATCCCGATTGCGACACTATCCGTTCGCTTGAAAAATCCGGCACAGTATCTATCGAAGAAGCTCCATTTGAAAGGGAACATGGCGTATCGGGGATTGTACCTTTCATTAAAAAATCATTTCCGAACGCGAGAATTATTCCTATCATCGTAAAAGATACTGCATCAGACAAAGTAATTGATGAAGCCGTAGAGAATATCCGCAAAATCTTGCCGGAAGGGACAATGTTGGTCGGCTCTTTCGATTTCTCGCATTACTTGCCGGATACTGTCGCGCAATTTCACGACGAGAAAATGCTCGCTGTAATTAACAATTTTGATTTCGATGGACTCAAGATGTCAGACGCCGACTCTCTTCCAGGATTGCGTTTGTATTTAAAATATATGGAGGCCGAAGGCGGACATGCTTTCTGGGCACTCCATCACACAAATTCAGCGCAGGTGACCAAAAATCCTGCTTTGGAAGAAACGACAAGTTATATTGACGGATTTTTTGAGCGGCGTGAAAGTGCGCAAGACAAACACGTGACGGTCCTTGCATTCGGCGATCTTATGCTCGACAGGCAAGTGCGCAATCTCATTGCTATCAATGGAAGCGAATATCCTTTGGCAAATATAAAACGATTTCTTAAAGGAAGTGATATTGTTGTAGCAAACGCTGAAGGAACGTTCACCGATTTTTCTTCGGTGACGGCCGATTTGCGTAATAAGGAGCTTCATTTTACTTTTGATGAAGCGATTATTCCTGTACTTAAAAAACTCGGCTTCACCACTTTGAGCCAAGCAAACAATCACGCTTTGGATTTCGGAAAAGTTGGGCTTAC
The DNA window shown above is from Candidatus Paceibacterota bacterium and carries:
- the amrB gene encoding AmmeMemoRadiSam system protein B, translating into MEKSLKNILIPCLILSGAALGFLLHQKGQMLPVAVDHGCTSGVHQSYLSDKDFFDNAYAGVVKKYDMPEKKDLLGVFVNHHLLAPAIIADTMNTVASDAPIDILLVSPNHFSAGNGQIISSIDNWDTPYGNLNPDCDTIRSLEKSGTVSIEEAPFEREHGVSGIVPFIKKSFPNARIIPIIVKDTASDKVIDEAVENIRKILPEGTMLVGSFDFSHYLPDTVAQFHDEKMLAVINNFDFDGLKMSDADSLPGLRLYLKYMEAEGGHAFWALHHTNSAQVTKNPALEETTSYIDGFFERRESAQDKHVTVLAFGDLMLDRQVRNLIAINGSEYPLANIKRFLKGSDIVVANAEGTFTDFSSVTADLRNKELHFTFDEAIIPVLKKLGFTTLSQANNHALDFGKVGLTESQKAIEDAGLKTFGDPLNSQSDPLTETVRGQKIAFVGYHEFGPQNNEVILGAIGKAKAQGAFTIVYPHWGVEYQKNSTSLQVELAHRFIDAGADLILGSHPHVVEPIEEYKGKAIFYSLGNFVFDQDFSKETMRGLSVGVSVDDKAISYYLFPLDIRRGQVSLSQVSDSDTILKKLAEDSSAETSVKNGIEKGIFTLSR